The following coding sequences are from one Arachis hypogaea cultivar Tifrunner chromosome 7, arahy.Tifrunner.gnm2.J5K5, whole genome shotgun sequence window:
- the LOC112703069 gene encoding uncharacterized protein, translating to MYACNYQSLDRDYFAPLSTPPLKFVFFSSLGHLLRVVFFEKEVMEAVTHIYTETYTSHLRQKIRKETKKEKKIFAEDYGLKGDPRLLAISQAIRVVSQAIRLSDMVTFGHYLKGDIPERKDFMNFDVKKVKGCQLSSKSRLWCLGSSMVVYDREV from the exons ATGTACGCATGCAACTATCAGAGCCTGGATCGAGACTATTTCGCACCCCTGTCCACTCCGCCTCTAAAATTTGTGTTCTTCTCCTCTCTTGGTCATCTACTTCGTGTGGTGTTCTTCGAAAAGGAAGTCATGGAAGCTGTCACACATATATACACAGAGACATATACTTCACACTTGAGACAGAAAAtcagaaaagaaacaaaaaaagaaaagaaaatcttcGCGGAAGATTATGGCCTCAAAGGAGACCCAAGACTTCTAGCCATTTCTCAAGCCATCAGAGTCGTTTCTCag GCTATAAGATTATCAGATATGGTAACTTTTGGGCATTACCTAAAAGGTGACATTCCTGAAAGAAAAGATTTCATGAATTTTGATGTGAAAAAGGTTAAGGGGTGCCAATTATCCTCAAAG TCGCGACTCTGGTGTTTGGGTTCTTCAATGGTTGTCTACGACAGAGAAGTTTAA